One window of the Thamnophis elegans isolate rThaEle1 chromosome 6, rThaEle1.pri, whole genome shotgun sequence genome contains the following:
- the LOC116510370 gene encoding protocadherin alpha-1-like: MLTWPKGLLQLLLLHIAWKMGSGQLHYSVLEESQHGTFVGRISQDLGLEVSELVPRMFRMLSKGEKDYFEVNLQNGILFVNSRIDREELCAKNADCVLHLEVIVEKPLRFFHVEVEIKDINDNAPIFSAKEQILSMAEFVTLVTQFPLKGASDADIGTNALLTYKLSPNNHFVLDSGNDKDESKSVVLVLKVPLDREESPVHHLVLTATDGGNPKLTGTVQLVINVLDVNDNPPVFNQSVYRVKLLENTASGSLVITLNATDLDEGINKEVSYFFTDTLALHVTKIFSMTSDTGEIRVIGKLDYEESKFYELPILAKDKGNFPLSGQCKVLIEVLDINDNIPELSVNSLSVPLPEDSPPGTVVAIISASDRDSGNNGQVTCFLWPTGIPFKLELTFKNYYSLIVGSALDREHVTEYRMVVTVEDQGVPPLSSSMTLLVPISDINDNAPAFTQSFYTVFVKENNPPGAHIFTMSAVDPDIAENGLITYWIDEKLWPLSNYISVHSESGKLYALQSLDYEELKLLEFQVRAKDAGMPSLYSNVTVQVFVLDENDNAPVVSLSSEENLILLVVPMMPGHIVGKIHALDADSGYNGWLNYELIEESNDQWSVGKYSGEVSTKYSLDESEGGKFYTVLLLVKDHGKPQLSATATLSLSLVTSFQAIKTDVHLSMSGESFLPLVDSINIYLIIAICSVSSLFLLAVFVYMTLQCHCKAKESMVYGPGMATLVCSSEVGSWSYSNRHSHILAGVNIETGAKSDLMMFSPNIPVSTDIGENRNGSELLPDTSKEVCFLV, translated from the coding sequence ATGCTTACCTGGCCGAAGGGGCTGCtgcagctgcttctgctccacatCGCCTGGAAAATGGGGAGCGGCCAGCTCCATtattctgtgctggaggaatccCAGCACGGCACCTTTGTGGGCCGCATCTCCCAGgatttggggttggaggtgagtGAGCTGGTGCCTCGGATGTTCCGGATGCTGTCCAAAGGAGAGAAGGACTATTTTGAGGTAAACCTGCAGAATGGGATCTTGTTTGTGAATTCCCGGATAGACAGGGAGGAGCTGTGTGCCAAGAATGCAGACTGTGTCCTTCATCTGGAGGTGATTGTGGAGAAACCTCTGCGGTTCTTCCATGTGGAGGTTGAAATCAAAGACATTAATGACAATGCTCCCATCTTCTCTGCCAAGGAACAGATCCTGAGCATGGCTGAATTTGTAACATTAGTTACACAATTTCCATTAAAGGGAGCCTCTGATGCTGATATTGGTACTAATGCTCTACTGACTTACAAGCTCAGCCCAAACAACCATTTTGTTTTGGATTCAGGAAATGATAAAGATGAGAGTAAATCTGTAGTTCTTGTACTGAAGGTTCCACTTGACAGAGAGGAGAGCCCTGTGCATCATTTAGTACTGACAGCCACTGATGGGGGTAATCCAAAACTCACAGGAACTGTTCAGCTAGTCATCAATGTGCTGGATGTCAATGACAACCCTCCTGTGTTTAACCAATCTGTTTACAGGGTAAAGTTGCTGGAAAATACAGCTAGTGGGTCATTAGTCATTACTCTCAATGCAACAGACTTAGATGAAGGGATTAATAAAGAAGTCTCTTATTTTTTTACTGATACCTTAGCTCTTCATGTCACAAAGATATTTAGTATGACTTCTGATACTGGAGAAATTAGAGTGATTGGAAAATTGGATTATGAAGAAAGTAAATTCTATGAACTACCAATTCTGGCAAAAGATAAAGGTAATTTTCCATTATCAGGGCAATGTAAAGTTCTCATTGAAGTATTGGACATAAATGACAATATTCCAGAATTATCTGTGAATTCTCTCTCTGTGCCATTGCCAGAGGATTCCCCTCCAGGGACTGTGGTAGCCATCATCAGTGCTTCTGACAGGGATTCTGGCAACAATGGACAGGTAACCTGTTTCCTCTGGCCCACTGGAATACCCTTCAAACTTGAGTTAACATTCAAGAATTACTACTCCCTAATTGTTGGATCAGCTTTGGATAGGGAGCATGTGACTGAGTACAGGATGGTTGTGACAGTGGAAGATCAAGGCGTTCCACCACTGTCTTCTAGCATGACCCTCTTAGTGCCTATTAGTGACATAAATGATAATGCTCCAGCTTTCACACAGTCATTCTACACAGTCTTTGTGAAGGAGAACAATCCCCCTGGTGCTCACATCTTCACAATGTCTGCTGTAGACCCAGACATAGCTGAGAATGGTCTGATCACCTATTGGATAGATGAGAAGCTTTGGCCATTGTCAAACTACATCTCTGTACATTCGGAGAGTGGAAAGCTCTATGCTTTGCAGTCCTTGGACTATGAGGAGTTGAAACTGCTGGAGTTCCAGGTGAGAGCTAAGGATGCTGGAATGCCCTCCTTATATAGCAATGTGACAGTTCAAGTCTTTGTGTTGGATGAGAATGACAACGCACCTGTTGTGTCATTATCATCAGAAGAGAACCTGATTCTTCTAGTGGTTCCAATGATGCCTGGGCATATTGTAGGCAAGATCCATGCCTTGGATGCAGATTCTGGTTACAATGGATGGCTAAACTATGAGCTTATTGAAGAAAGCAATGATCAATGGTCTGTGGGGAAATATAGTGGTGAGGTGAGTACCAAATATTCTCTTGATGAATCAGAAGGAGGAAAATTCTACACTGTTCTGCTTCTTGTCAAGGATCATGGGAAGCCTCAGCTCTCAGCCACAGCTACCTTGAGTCTGTCACTTGTAACGAGTTTCCAGGCCATCAAAACAGATGTTCATCTCTCCATGTCAGGAGAGAGCTTCTTGCCTCTGGTGGACTCAATCAATATCTATTTGATCATTGCCATCTGCTCTGTTTCCAGCCTGTTCCTGCTGGCCGTTTTTGTTTATATGACTCTACAATGCCACTGCAAGGCAAAGGAATCCATGGTGTATGGCCCTGGCATGGCCACCCTGGTGTGTTCCAGTGAAGTGGGCAGCTGGTCCTATTCCAATCGCCACAGCCACATCCTAGCAGGTGTGAACATTGAAACTGGTGCCAAGAGTGATCTTATGATGTTCAGTCCCAACATTCCTGTTTCTACAGATATTGGGGAAAATAGAAATGGAAGTGAACTGCTTCCAGATACATCCAAAGAGGTATGTTTTCTTGTTTGA